One region of Quercus lobata isolate SW786 chromosome 2, ValleyOak3.0 Primary Assembly, whole genome shotgun sequence genomic DNA includes:
- the LOC115973127 gene encoding uncharacterized protein LOC115973127 yields MPESILALKELETHKEEKKKKKRSGSEKIKTWKVPFDSQMSNISVLIIDKSFPATLRGAAKVWFSKLSASSIANFEQFSDSFVCQFIGGQRHKRPTSYLLIVRQQEGESLRDYVKRFNKAVLEIDEVNDQVIMTTFQAGLNNHNLVLLLGKTLPISMTDFVFKAQKYMNGDDVLTAKGLTGKRKKEEPSDSPGKKKDCKDSYSEAKASNSSSDTPKKKMNSTPLVMPANKNLMQIKDEPGLKWPKLLSTSSRKCDPKKYCGFHKDHGHYTDK; encoded by the exons atgcCTGAATCAATCTTG GCATTGAAGGAACTCGAGACCcacaaagaagagaagaagaagaagaagagaagtgGTTCGGAGAAGATAAAGACTT GGAAGGTTCCATTTGATAGTCAAATGAGCAACATATCAGTGTTAATTATTGACAA ATCTTTCCCTGCCACCCTCAGAGGGGCTGCTAAGGTATGGTTCAGTAAGCTGTCAGCATCTTCAATAGCGAATTTTGAACAGTTCAGTGACTCATTTGTTTGCCAATTCATTGGGGGGCAGCGTCACAAAAGGCCAACCTCTTACTTGCTAATAGTAAGGCAACAAGAAGGGGAAAGCCTAAGGGATTATGTGAAGCGTTTCAACAAGGCTGTGCTGGAAATTGACGAAGTTAATGACCAAGTGATAATGACAACCTTCCAGGCTGGACTCAACAACCACAATCTCGTCCTTTTGTTGGGGAAGACGCTGCCAATCTCTATGACAGATTTCGTGTTCAAAGCTCAAAAGTACATGAACGGAGATGATGTCCTTACTGCAAAGGGGCTAACAGGAAAACGGAAGAAGGAAGAACCTAGTGATTCCCCAGGGAAGAAAAAGGATTGTAAAGACTCATATTCGGAGGCTAAGGCTAGCAATAGCAGTTCTGACACCccgaagaagaagatgaattcCACCCCATTAGTGATGCCCGCAAACAAAAACCTGATGCAAATTAAGGATGAACCAGGCCTAAAATGGCCCAAGCTGTTAAGTACGTCCTCCAGGAAGTGTGACCCGAAGAAGTATTGTGGTTTTCACAAGGATCACGGCCACTACACTGACAAATGA
- the LOC115978417 gene encoding aldehyde dehydrogenase family 2 member C4-like encodes MTSHSNGNSDSFVKMPTIKFTKLFINGKFVDSISGKTFETIDPRTEEAITRVAEGDNEDIDLAVKAAREAFDNGPWPRLSGFDRGRIMMKFADLIDEHAEELAALDTIDAGKLFGECKTGIPHSANMLRYYAGAADKIHGEVLKMSREFHAYTLREPIGVVGHIIPWNFPTSMFLAKVSPALAAGCTMVVKPAEQTPLSALYYVHLSKLAGIPDGVLNVVTGFGPTAGAAISSHMDIDAVSFTGSTEVGREVMQAAAKSNLKTLSLELGGKSPLIIFDDADLNKAAELALFGILYNKGEICVASSRVFVQEGIYDEFVKKLLEKKKSWTVGDPFDPKVRQGPQIDKKQFDKILSYIEHGKREGATLLTGGKPLGHNKGYYIEPTFFTDVKEDMLIAKDEIFGPVMSLMKFKTIDEAIKKANNTTYGLAAGVMTKDLNVANTVSRSIRAGIIWINCYFAFDWDVPYGGYKMSGFGRDFGLDALYKYLQVKSVVTPIYNSPWL; translated from the exons ATGACAAGTCACAGCAATGGCAACTCAGACTCTTTCGTCAAGATGCCAACTATAAAGTTCACGAAGCTATTCATCAATGGAAAATTTGTTGATTCCATTTCAG GGAAAACATTCGAGACAATAGACCCAAGGACGGAAGAGGCAATTACGAGGGTGGCAGAAGGAGATAACGAGGATATTGATTTGGCAGTGAAGGCCGCGCGTGAAGCTTTTGACAATGGTCCATGGCCCCGCTTGTCTGGCTTT GATAGGGGAAGGATTATGATGAAATTTGCAGATTTGATTGACGAACATGCAGAAGAATTAGCGGCTTTAGATACCATTGATGCTGGGAAATTATTTGGTGAATGCAAGACTGGTATTCCCCATTCAGCAAACATGCTACGATACTATGCTGGTGCAGCAGATAAAATTCATGGGGAGGTCTTGAAAATGTCACGAGAATTTCATGCCTATACATTGCGTGAGCCAATTGGTGTTGTAGGACACATCATTCCCTGGAATTTCCCAACCTCTATGTTCTTAGCGAAGGTTAGCCCAGCCTTAGCCGCTGGCTGCACCATGGTCGTCAAGCCCGCTGAGCAAACACCACTCTCTGCTCTCTATTATGTTCATCTTTCAAAGCTG GCTGGTATCCCTGATGGAGTGCTAAATGTTGTAACGGGTTTTGGACCAACTGCTGGTGCAGCCATAAGCTCTCATATGGACATTGATGCG GTCAGTTTTACTGGCTCCACAGAAGTAGGACGTGAAGTAATGCAAGCTGCAGCAAAAAGCAATTTGAAAACACTTTCACTTGAATTAGGAGGCAAGTCACCCCTTATAATTTTTGATGATGCTGATTTAAATAAAGCTGCTGAGCTTGCTCTGTTTGGCATCCTATATAACAAG GGAGAAATTTGTGTGGCAAGTTCTCGTGTTTTTGTTCAAGAAGGGATTTATGATGAATTTGTGAAAAAGttattggagaaaaaaaaatcttggacaGTTGGGGATCCTTTTGATCCTAAAGTTCGTCAAGGACCTCAG ATTGATAAAAAGCAGTTCGATAAGATCCTTTCCTATATAGAGCATGGCAAGAGAGAAGGAGCGACCTTGTTAACTGGTGGTAAACCTTTGGGGCACAACAAGGGGTACTATATTGAGCCAACATTTTTCACTGATGTTAAG GAGGACATGCTAATAGCGAAGGATGAAATATTTGGGCCTGTGATGTCACTGATGAAGTTTAA AACAATTGATGAGGCGATCAAGAAGGCCAACAACACTACATATGGGCTTGCAGCAGGTGTCATGACCAAGGACTTGAATGTGGCTAACACCGTCTCAAGATCAATCCGTGCTGGAATCATTTGGATCAACTGCTATTTTGCTTTCGACTGGGACGTGCCTTATGGAGGGTATAAGATGAGTGGTTTTGGCAGAGATTTTGGTTTAGATGCCCTTTACAAGTATCTCCAAGTTAAATCTGTTGTGACTCCCATTTACAATTCTCCTTGGCTTTGA